The region GACCATGAGCTGCAGTGGGGATGGTGTCAGCTTTGGGAACGCCTGCAGCTTCAGCTGCAATGAAGGCTTCCGCCTTCAGGGGGCGCCAGAGATCACCTGCACCAAGTCTGCTCAGTGGAGCCAGGCAATGCCGTACTGTGAAGGTAACTCTTTTGCCAGCGTGTTCTTATGTGCTAAGAAAGGTCATAACACGTGTAGTAAATGTGAAGAGTGGAATCAGGGGTGTTTGATCTGAGAAGTCACCATATTGAACTTGACTTCAGCTTTCCAGCATGTTGCACAACCCTGAAATGAGGAAATCAGTGCAAATCGAATTTAGAATCACAGTGAACAAACAGAATCGTTTTCAAGCTCCAAACAGTCACTgacacaaatgtttatttatgcacaGCTATCAGATGCAGCGTGCCAGAGAAACGATCTCACATGAGCTCAGAGTGCAGCAGGAGTGCCAGTGACCTCACAGTCAACTCAACTTGCCACTTCAACTGTGATACAGGCTTTGACCTCCAGGGGGCAGTAAGCACAAAGtgcacagagacaggagagtGGAGCACAGAAGTCCCTAGCTGCACAGGTACTGGGAGGGACTTCATTCTGTCATTCATACGCTCCAAAAATAAACTTTGGCAATGATTCACAGGACCAGAAAAACATGACAGTTGGTAAGAAAAATTCTCAGACTTTCCACTTCCTCTTTGGTCCCCACAGCAGTGATGTGCCCTTACCTCCAGGAGCCAATCAACGGCTTCATCGACTGCTCCTCAGAGAACAACACCTTCAGCACAATCTGCTCCTTTGGTTGTTTCGACGGCTACCGTCTCCATGGCTACAAGGAGGTGACATGCAATCTTACTGGCAACTGGTCAGGGGAAGAACCTGAGTGCCAAGGTAAAACAGTCAAACCTCAGATCAGACCTGACATCAAACCTCACATGAGACCTCAGATCAGATTTCAGATCAGACCTGACATCAAACCTCACATGAGACCTCAGATCAGATTTCAGATCAGACCTGACATGCCTCTATCTCAGAACATGAATTGCAGTGTTGAAGTTGCTTGTGCGCCCATGTATTCCAGCGGTCCAGATGGAACTCCTGAAGACCAGCTTATGCCTGGGAGCTGGGGGCTCGGTTCTCTCATGCCTCGGCCTGGCCTTCTGGATCATGAAGAGACTCAGGCAGAAAGGTGACCTCTGCCTCTGTTCCAGACtgcttcttctgtttttgaACATAAAGACACAATTCATTGTTACCTCTAATACTGAGTATTACCTCTAATATTaagtattataaatataaatgtatgagATTAAATCAGTGGATAGTGTATAAATGTTGATAACCTGATACTAATTCTTATTATACGATTCTCTGCTTTCCCTACAGCTAACAAATTTAATCTGAGGTGAGTTATGTCTTTCTATGGCGACCTTGTTTATACGGACTCCTACAGCTGAGCACTCCTCATCCTAAGGCTGACCCGCATCTTTGTATTTCAGTGACTCGGACATCAACGTCCCTCCCCAGATGTACAAGAGCAGCACTGACAGTCTAATTTAAAACACGTCGTCTAGGCAAGTACATGCTGAGAGTATTGTGTTTAGTGTAGGGCTTCACTTTAGTCTTTGTGAATATTTACTTTCATACTATTTTAAAGAATcactttcttattttttcctaCTTCTCTCAACACAGGACCAGACAGTATTGGAGGATATGCATAGACATGATGAGATCCtcagagtgaatgaatgaattcagAGATAAGTTAATGAATTGTAccatgactgaatgaatgaactttGCCACTAATTATACTCTTCCCATTGGAAGTATTTATGATGTAATTTATTGAACATGTTGAACATGTTGAGCATGCGCTATTGAGTACATTTCTATTGAATAtgtctgttttaatttttgcatgGTTACTGTAATATGTACTGAAATACTGGAATAGaaatatgttgtattttttaaCCAATGTGAATCAGTCTATGAAACTGTTATTTGTCAATAAATTATAGAGAATTATAacagtttatttgtgtgtttttatacaacaaaaacataattgATGGCAAGCAGGAAATTTATTTAAAGTCATTTATATGTGAGCAGCCAGTACTGTCATCTCAACACACTGAACTCATTACAATGTCACACAAGAGGGACCCACAAAATATACTCtggatccacacacacagtggattactctgtgtgtgtgtggggggcgggTGGATTACTCTATGTAAGGGGGGATGGATTACTCTGTGCGTGGGGGGGgtggattactctgtgtgtggagggggtggattactctgtgtgtgtggggagtggattactctgtgtgtgggggtggattactctgtgtgtgggggggtggattactctgtgtgtggagggggtggattactctgtgtgtgtggggggtggattactctgtgtgtgtaggggtggattactctgtgtgtgggggggtggattactctgtgtgtggagggggtggattactctgtgtgtgggggggtggattactctgtgtgtgtagcggttgattactctgtgtgtgggggggtggattactctgtgtgtggagggggtggattactctgtgtgtggagggggtggattactctgtgtgtgggggggtggattactctgtgtgtgtagcggttgattactctgtgtgtgggggggtggattactctgtgtgtggagggggtggattactctgtgtgtgtagcggtggattactctgtgtgtgggggggtggattactctgtgtggggggtggattactttgtgtgtgtaggggtggattactctgtgtgtgggggtggattATTCTGTGGGGGGGTGGATTATTCTGGGGGGgtggattactctgtgtgtgtgtgggtggattactttgtgtgtgggggtggattactctgtgtgtgtgggtgtggattactctgtgtggggggggtggattactctgtgtgtgtgggtgtggattactctgtgtgtggtggggtagattactctgtgtgtgtgggagaaaatttgtgtgtgcgcatctgtgtgcgtgtataagtgtgtgtgtgtgtgtgtgcgtgtgtgtgcgtgtgtgtgtgcatgtatgagtgtgtgtgtgtgagtgtatgtgtgtgagtgtgtgtgtgtgtgtgtgtgtgtgtgtgtgtgtgtgagagagagtatgtatgtgtgtgagtgtgtgtgtgagtgtatgtgtgtgagtgtgtgtgtgtgcgtgtgtgagagtgtgtgtgtgtgtgtatgcatgtgtatgtatgtgtgtgtgagtgtgtgtgtgtgtgtgtgtgtatgtgtgtgtgtgtgtatgagtatgtgtgtgtgtgtgtgagtgtgtgtgtgtgtgtgtgagtgtgtgtgtgagtgtgcgtgtgtgtgtgtgtgtgagtgagtgtgtgtgtgtgtttatgtgtatgtgtgtgtgagtgtgggtgtgtgtgtgcgtgtgtgtgtgtgtgtgtgtgtgtgtgtgtgtgagtgtgtgtgtgtgtgagtgtgagagtgtgtgtgtgtgtgtgtgtgtgtgtgtgtgagtgtgtgtgtgtgtgtgtgtgtgtatgtgtgtgtgtgtgtgtgtgtgtgtgtgagagtgtgtcacTCCTCTGATTCCTCCCTTTCTCAGATCCCTTTGCCCACGGAACAGCATGAACAGTATGAACAGCATGAACAGCATGATCAGTATGAAGAGCATGAACAGTATGAACAGCATGAACAGTATGAACAGTATGTGGGCCAAATATTACggtatttaaattttaaagtcAAAGCTTCATGTTTCAAGAAAATATCATGTTTCTCCAGATTAGCAATCATGAACTTCATGATCTAGAAATGTAAACTTGTTTTAAGGTACTTAGTCTTCACTGGTCTTACTGAGATTCACCCCCAATGGGTTACATGGTGTCATGTCAACATCCCAAATTCTGACTCCAACGCAGAGAGCCTTGCTGATATGAAGAACAGGAACATCTTCCTCTAGAGGAATGTCCAAACGCATGAAAAGAgagataaaaatgtgtttaaagtgaatgttttttcttaatttaacaaaatatagcTTGTATTTTATAGTTTGGTTTATACTACTCTTATTTCaatgttatttctttatttttgctttaatttatAGTGCTATTTCTAGATGTAAGCCTGTAGAGCTCTCAGACTGTGCTCTCTAAAGTTTCTCCCCATCCTTGAGATCACTAATCCAAATCCTAGTCATACTCCAGTCATACTCCAGCCATATTCCAGACATACTCGTCATACTCCAGCCATATTCCAGTCATACTCCAGCCATGTTCCAGTCATACTCCAGACATACTCCCGACATACTCCCACCATACTCCCACCATACTCCCACCATACTCCAGACACACTCCCACCATACTCCAGGCGTACTCCCGCCATACTCCCACCGTACTCCAGACATACTCCCACCACACTCCCACCATGCTCCAGACATACTCCCACCATACTCCAGACATCCTCCAGACATACTCCCACCATACTCCAGACACACTCCAGCCATGCCTCAGTCATATTCCAGTCGTGCCCCAGTCATATTCCAGCCATGTCCCAGCTGTAATTATTGTTTCTATAGGGACAGTTTTTGCAGGGCTAGACCAATGATTGATTTCTTCTGTGTCCATCTGTTTCCTTAAATATGATAAACAGTGTCGGGTGCCACTTTCACACCGCTTTGTTGCGTAATTTCCTAGTATGTGTAAGATAATTTTACTCTTGTAAACTGtagtcagacagacacagtgctgtTTGTAGATCGTGTCTCTAAGAATTCTGACTCTGTGCTATTAAGGTAAGCCATCTTAACACCCACAGGATACTCTAATGACTTGGTGGTTGCATTATGatacattacactaacactaactatCCATCTCACTGGCTATACATGTTGTGGTGTTTTGTCTTTCTTGCTACCTGTAAAGTCCACAGTGCTACAGGActactgaaacatttatgccCAGACTCTTGGTCACAGTTCTCACACTTTTGGCCAACAGATGTTTTTTCAGATGCCTGTACGGTTTTGTTTGGGCTGGCTGGCACTTACCATCATGGCTTATAATGGTATGTTTTCACTTATCAATGCGCTGCAGCTCTTCTTGAAGCATGCACTCTGCAGGGGGGGATGTTTACAGACATTTGCACACACATCAGTTTTCATCTGCTGCTTAAAGATGCCTTAAAAGAATACTCAGTGGTTAAACTCCAAAAACATGTTTGATTCAGTATTCAGAGTAATGTAAATGGTTTATTCAGTATTCAGAACAGTCTAAATGGTTGATTCTGTATTCAGAGTAGTTGAAATGGTTTATTCAGTATTCAGGCtagtttaaatatttgattCAGTATTTAGACTAGTGTAAACTGTTTATTCAGTATTCAGAACAGTTTAAATAGCTTATTCAGTATTCAGAACAGTTTAAATGGTTGGTTCTGTATTCAGAATAGTGTACAAGGTTTATTCAGTATTCAGACTAGTTTAAATGGTTGATTCTATATTCCGAGTAGTTTAAATGGTTTATTCAGTATTAAGACTAGTTCAAATGGTTGATTCAGTATTCAGACCAGTGTAAATGGTTGATTCTGTATTCAGACcagtttaaaattattttgttattgacAGACATAGCCAGAAAATTACCTCTCCTAGACGTCCCCAGGACATGATTCTAAGACATGACCCTAGGACATGAGTCTAGGACATGACCTTGGGACATGACTCTAGGACATGACTCCAGGACATGACTTTTTCAACTACTCTCAGTTCTGAataaaatgggttttttttatgtttaattctgGAGAATTCCTTTAAGGTAAActataattattttactttcacTCATAATGCAGTAGTGCAATATAAACAGACTCAGTGAAATATCAGGAATATTTGATCAGACTTCATTGAGAACTGTGGAATAGTCCTAAATAACTCTAACAGAACCAATCCTGTGCCAATTAGAAGTCCAGTCATGGACATACCATTACACAGTGGACACTGACATGGACTGGAAGACAGCGTTGCAGTGGTGCCAGCAGCACCACACAGGTATGGTAGCCATCCAGAACCAGGACGAGATCGCCCACCTGAACCAGGTGCTGCCCTTCCACCCCACCTACTACTGGATTGGCATCAGGAAGGTGGAGGAtgggtggatgtgggtgggtACCAGGAAGCCCCTGACCCCTGAGGCAGCCAACTGGGCCAGTGGAGAGCCCAATAACCAGGGCAAAGGCGAAGACTGCGTGGAGATCTACATCAAGAGGTTACGTGACACAGCCATGTGGAACGATGAGAAATGCAGCAAAAAGAAAGCAGCGCTTTGTTACGAGGGTAGCGAGACTCTCCCGTTCAAATCTCTCTGAGCTGTATTTGAGCCATGAAGCTCTTACCTGAAATGCTAAAGGCTTAGACATCGAGCCAGAgaactttttttaaactaagTACAAGGACAAGCCATGATAGATACAGCACTGACATAGCTGCATTCCagtaaatacatacaaacaaataaatattaaaatatattcctTTCATAGATCATGTGACATTATAGCGTTGTTTAGCTCTCAACTTTCTTATAAAAGAGTCTTAATTTTCATCATATTTACAGCGTCTTGTTTGCAGTCATCCTGCAGTGAGAACGCTGAATGTGTGGAGACTATAGGCAACTTCACATGCCTGTGTGAGCCAGGCTTCACTGGTCTCCGCTGTGAGAAAGGTAcagcatagtgtgtgtgagtgtgtgtgtgtgtgtgtgtgtgtgtgtgtgtgtgtgtgagtgtgtgtgtgtgtgtgtgtgtatgtgtgtgtgtgtgtatgagtatgtgtgtgtgtgtgtgagtgtgtgtgtgtgtgagtgtgcgtgtgtgtgtgtgagtgagtgtgtgtgtgtgtttatgtgtatgtgtgtgtgagtgtgggtgtgtgtgtgcatgtgtgtgtgtgtgtgcatgtgtgtgtgtgtgtgtgtgagtgtgtgtgtgtgtgtgtgtgtgtgtgtgtgtgtgtgtgtgtgtgtgtgtgtgtgtgtgtgagtgtgtgtgtgtgtgtgtgtgtgtactttgtaatctctctctttccctctctctttatagCTATagagtgtggtgtgtttaaACACCCAGAACACAGCTTTGTGCAGTGTGACCACACATATGGGCCGTTTCAGTTCAATTCGTCCTGCCAGTTCCAGTGTGACCGTGGTTACAGGTTGCAGGGTTCACAGAATCTGTACTGTCTGACTTCAGGGCAGTGGAACAGTGGTCCCCCTCAGTGCCAAGGTAGGCGTGGTCTATTCCCCTGATCTTTACATTACAACCTTCTACAGGATTCCTGTGGCAGTCTCTTGAGAGATGTTTGATCTTTCAAAATTACAGTTGTTCAATGTCCTCCATTTAATGCCGCTGGTGGATGGAGAATGAACTGCAGTCATCCGATCTCTGCAAACAGCTACAACTCcacgtgtgtgttcagctgcgAGGAGGGCTTTGAGCTGATAGGCTCACACACAACCCAGTGCGATCACACTGGAGAGTGGACACACAGGACCCCCACCTGCACAGGTACTGAATCAGACATGTCCCTGCTGGCATGTTAACTTTCATTACTTTGATTTATCTTCACTGGGAGGGttcaaagttgttgttttttgtgtgtggtaaCTCGTGTAGTTCTCACCATCAAGGcctctcccttcctttcttGTGAAACACTCTCAGTTTCACTGGGTAACACAACCACATTTTTCTCACACACTGATCTCGTAAATTCACGAATGAAGATCAGCACTCTTCGTGAGGGAAATAAGCATTTATGCTTGACCCAATATGGTATTTTGTTACTACAGCAATGACCTGTGACCCCCTTATGGCCCCTGAAAAGGGTCACATGACCTGTGCTGATCCCCTGGGAAAGTTTTCCTTCCGTTCCTCCTGTGTTGTGTCCTGTGAGGAAGGATACACACTGAGGGGAGAGAACACACTCACCTGCCTCCAGACCGGCCACTGGTCAGCAGGTCCGCCTACATGTGAAGGTACAGAATCGGTCCTGACATTGACAaccagcgccccctgctgctgaGTCCAGAGAAAGGCTGAATAAACTCTTATCATAATGTCCGTGGATCAGTACGTAAACGTGTCTTAGCATCTGAGTTTCTGTGGTGCATCTGTTGACTGTATTTTAATGTCTTATAAGTTGTAAGGTGTGACACACTGCAGTCTGTCCCTTATGGGTCTGTTCACTGCCTGGACCTTGTGGGACAACCCAGTTATGGTTCCTCATGCTGGTCACAGTGTGATGTTGGTTTTCTACTGATGGGTACAAACGTCACCCGCTGTACCTCCCAAGGGACGTGGAGCCACAAGCTTCCTGTTTGCAAAGGTAAATTGCCAGTGTGTGACTAGAGAGAGTTCGAAATAATCAGCTACCATGGTCGCTTTACTTGTGAGAAGTCAGTTTGAAAAGTAAATCACAGCCATGTGTGTTTTGAATTGCAACGCTGCATTCAGTACTAAGCACATATGTGGTCATTTCCCATGTGgtaaatttagcatttaaacCTTTTCACATGACACATTCGCATTACTATGAATATCTGGTGTAGAATATTGTGAATATGAGACCATGGGCCTGGTCTGCCATGGTttaatacactgtgtgtgaatTCACAGCGGTGCAGTGTGCCCCGCTCTCTACTGCCTCCGGTGGATGGAGAATGAACTGCAGTCATCCTCTCAACACAAACAGCTACAACTCcacgtgtgtgttcagctgtgagGAGGGCTTTGAGCTGATAGGCTCACACACAACCCATTGCAATCACACCGGACAGTGGACACACAGGACCCCCACCTGCACAGGTACTGATGATTCAGGTATGACAGAAGATTACACTCTTCTGTTCTAGGCAGTACAGTCAGATGTTGTATAGCAGTTATGTAGTTTTAATTCCCCAGTACCACCTGGATTTGGGACGTCCACTGTGGAATTTGGCCTCCTTCGGGATGTCCGTTTTTATCTAGCAAATCTCAGCCATGTGGGGACTAAACCAGACACAAGGTCTTCTTGGTCCCTCAGTCCATCGCTAGTTCAGAGTAACATGTCCACAGCCTGCGTCATGTCAACCTTAGAAACCACTTATGTGTCCATAAACAGATCTGAATCATGGTCCTTAAACCAGGTACTGGATCTATTTTACTGAGTCAGTCAGATTAATCTGATAAACCTTAAAAATTAAGTATCAGACTGATCCTCTTGAATGTAAAATCTTCACTTTGTTATGACTGATAAACACttaactagctagttaataCTGCTGTACTACAAGGGCTTTTCTGAGGGACAGACTATCCATACAGCAATAAAAGTTGTGTTACTTTCTGATGACAGGCTAATTCAAATCATCACAACCTCCCACATCCCACTGTATCAATCCCACTGTATTAATCCCACTGTATTAAAGTCCACAGTAACATTTTCCAGTGATGAGACATGCTTGTTGAATTCAGTTCTGATGTGAGAATGTGAATGAGATCTGTATCTGTTCTTTCACACTAACTATACTGATGTTTAAATTAGCTTTGCCTGGCACTATACCTCACATTCTGTCATTTTGACTATTACAGTAGTGATCTGTGACCCTTTTGTGACCCCTGAAAAGGGTCACATGACCTGTGCTGATCCCTGTGaaacactgtctgtgtgtgaattcaCAGCGGTGCAGTGTGCGCCGCTCTCTACTGCCTCCGGTGGATGGAGAATGAACTGCAGTCATCCGATCTCTGCAAACAGCTACAACTCcacgtgtgtgttcagctgcgAGGAGGGCTTTGAGCTGATAGGCTCACACACAACCCAGTGCGATCACACTGGAGAGTGGACACACAGGACCCCCACCTGCACAGGTACTGAATCAGACATGTCCCTGCTGGCATGTTAACTTTCATTACTTTGATTTATCTTCACTGGGAGGGttcaaagttgttgttttttgtgtgtggtaaCTCGTGTAGTTCTCACCATCAAGGcctcttccttcctttcttgTGAAACACTCTCAGTTTCACTGGGTAACACAACCACATTTTTCTCACACACTGATCTCGTAAATTCACGAATGAAGATCAGCACTCTTCGTGAGGGAAATAAGCATTTATGCTTGACCCAATATGGTATTTTGTTACTACAGCAATGACCTGTGACCCCCTTATGGCCCCTGAAAAGGGTCACATGACCTGTGCTGATCCCCTGGGAAAGTTTTCCTTCCGTTCCTcctgtgctgtgtcctgtgaggAAGGATACACACTGAGGGGAGAGAACACACTCACCTGCCTCCAGACCGGCCACTGGTCAGCAGGTCCGCCTACATGTGAAGGTACAGAATCGGTCCTGACATTGACAaccagcgccccctgctgctgaGTCCAGAGAAAGGCTGAATAAACTCTTATCATAATGTCCGTGGATCAGTACGTAAATGTGTCTTAGCATCTGAGTTTCTGTGGTGCATCTGTTGACTGTATTTTAATGTCTTATAAGTTGTAAGGTGTGACACACTGCAGTCTGTCCCTTATGGGTCTGTTCACTGCCTGGACCTTGTGGGACAACCCAGTTATGGTTCCTCATGCTGGTCACAGTGTGATGTTGGTTTTCTACTGATGGGTACAAACGTCACCCGCTGTACCTCCCAAGGGACGTGGAGCCACAAGCTTCCTGTTTGCAAAGGTAAATTGCCAGTGTGTGACTAGAGAGAGTTCGAAATAATCAGCTACCATGGTCGCTTTACTTGTGAGAAGTCAGTTTGAAAAGTAAATCACAGCCATGTGTGTTTTGAATTGCAACGCTGCATTCAGTACTAAGCACATATGTGGTCATTTCCCATGTGgtaaatttagcatttaaacCTTTTCACATGACACATTCGCATTACTATGAATATCTGGTGTAGAATATTGTGAATATGAGACCATGGGCCTGGTCTGCCATGGTttaatacactgtgtgtgaatTCACAGCGGTGCAGTGTGCCCCGCTCTCTACTGCCTCCGGTGGATGGAGAATGAACTGCAGTCATCCTCTCAACACAAACAGCTACAACTCCACGTGTATGTTCAGCTGTGAGGAGGGCTTTGAGCTGATAGGCTCACACACAACCCAGTGCAATCACACCGGACAGTGGACACACAGGACCCCCACTTGCACAGGTACTGATGATTCAGGTATGGCAGAAGGTTACACTCTTCTGTCCTATGAAATATGTTTACAAGACCTGCTGTTAGCTTATTACGCAGTCATGATGTCACTCCTGTTAAATAAAGGGAAAACCCCTCCTG is a window of Electrophorus electricus isolate fEleEle1 chromosome 3, fEleEle1.pri, whole genome shotgun sequence DNA encoding:
- the selp gene encoding P-selectin isoform X1 is translated as MFFQMPVRFCLGWLALTIMAYNEVQSWTYHYTVDTDMDWKTALQWCQQHHTGMVAIQNQDEIAHLNQVLPFHPTYYWIGIRKVEDGWMWVGTRKPLTPEAANWASGEPNNQGKGEDCVEIYIKRLRDTAMWNDEKCSKKKAALCYEASCLQSSCSENAECVETIGNFTCLCEPGFTGLRCEKAIECGVFKHPEHSFVQCDHTYGPFQFNSSCQFQCDRGYRLQGSQNLYCLTSGQWNSGPPQCQVVQCPPFNAAGGWRMNCSHPISANSYNSTCVFSCEEGFELIGSHTTQCDHTGEWTHRTPTCTAMTCDPLMAPEKGHMTCADPLGKFSFRSSCVVSCEEGYTLRGENTLTCLQTGHWSAGPPTCEVVRCDTLQSVPYGSVHCLDLVGQPSYGSSCWSQCDVGFLLMGTNVTRCTSQGTWSHKLPVCKAVQCAPLSTASGGWRMNCSHPLNTNSYNSTCVFSCEEGFELIGSHTTHCNHTGQWTHRTPTCTAVQCAPLSTASGGWRMNCSHPISANSYNSTCVFSCEEGFELIGSHTTQCDHTGEWTHRTPTCTAMTCDPLMAPEKGHMTCADPLGKFSFRSSCAVSCEEGYTLRGENTLTCLQTGHWSAGPPTCEVVRCDTLQSVPYGSVHCLDLVGQPSYGSSCWSQCDVGFLLMGTNVTRCTSQGTWSHKLPVCKAVQCAPLSTASGGWRMNCSHPLNTNSYNSTCMFSCEEGFELIGSHTTQCNHTGQWTHRTPTCTARKCPLLLSPEQGLLNCSHRHSVFSYGSRCTVACDRGYGLTGESQLDCTAAGSWSQEMPSCDAVKCEPLLLTSPAPADSSPVPSMNCTHPRAVFSFGSQCMFWCPEGYVLNGTSELICTSTGLWTQTEPLPSCVVEEMPLGTAMLVYGAIGAGSALALLIGAGLIFRLVQFTEKSKLTPYTPAWEGSLNPAFEEL
- the selp gene encoding P-selectin isoform X2 — encoded protein: MDWKTALQWCQQHHTGMVAIQNQDEIAHLNQVLPFHPTYYWIGIRKVEDGWMWVGTRKPLTPEAANWASGEPNNQGKGEDCVEIYIKRLRDTAMWNDEKCSKKKAALCYEASCLQSSCSENAECVETIGNFTCLCEPGFTGLRCEKAIECGVFKHPEHSFVQCDHTYGPFQFNSSCQFQCDRGYRLQGSQNLYCLTSGQWNSGPPQCQVVQCPPFNAAGGWRMNCSHPISANSYNSTCVFSCEEGFELIGSHTTQCDHTGEWTHRTPTCTAMTCDPLMAPEKGHMTCADPLGKFSFRSSCVVSCEEGYTLRGENTLTCLQTGHWSAGPPTCEVVRCDTLQSVPYGSVHCLDLVGQPSYGSSCWSQCDVGFLLMGTNVTRCTSQGTWSHKLPVCKAVQCAPLSTASGGWRMNCSHPLNTNSYNSTCVFSCEEGFELIGSHTTHCNHTGQWTHRTPTCTAVQCAPLSTASGGWRMNCSHPISANSYNSTCVFSCEEGFELIGSHTTQCDHTGEWTHRTPTCTAMTCDPLMAPEKGHMTCADPLGKFSFRSSCAVSCEEGYTLRGENTLTCLQTGHWSAGPPTCEVVRCDTLQSVPYGSVHCLDLVGQPSYGSSCWSQCDVGFLLMGTNVTRCTSQGTWSHKLPVCKAVQCAPLSTASGGWRMNCSHPLNTNSYNSTCMFSCEEGFELIGSHTTQCNHTGQWTHRTPTCTARKCPLLLSPEQGLLNCSHRHSVFSYGSRCTVACDRGYGLTGESQLDCTAAGSWSQEMPSCDAVKCEPLLLTSPAPADSSPVPSMNCTHPRAVFSFGSQCMFWCPEGYVLNGTSELICTSTGLWTQTEPLPSCVVEEMPLGTAMLVYGAIGAGSALALLIGAGLIFRLVQFTEKSKLTPYTPAWEGSLNPAFEEL